One Candidatus Zixiibacteriota bacterium genomic window carries:
- a CDS encoding cbb3-type cytochrome c oxidase subunit I, which translates to MREVFRGRIDRLRPRRVYAAARAAGIARLYAAGIGIAFAIGLAAAAALLAELATPRPDLLDNTRFGAVLTLHGTVMVFLVLIPMLPAVIGNLLVPQAVGAAQTALPRLTLAGWGAYVLGAAGVIAGAELSGYQGGWRMILPPEVGTERAYGVLAAGLAAAAIATTLVNVALAWTILSRRHRTVPMAEMPLLAWFFLLGSLVQTAVVPIRLFFLLLQSSAGLAESAAAWFGAADPVSFQQTLFWMYANPAILAVVLPAAGIALDLLGGAGRPVRLPRRTLITAGMAVALLSLVSWGQHLLTAAEGSRMAAAGSLYGLLAIVPATVIFGLLLRAWLRARLAEPALNAALFGQAAAFAALAASGSALAAPGLGVHLQDTYATVGHLHFGALGIGVMAFVAGTIHARSRSGDPRCAGRAAARWIYGMTAGLLLTFLPLAVVGAQGAPRAFHEYARGTQPAHLIAAAGGAVLIVSLAGLAIHLRRGARPRETAETPAALGRADGSRAAH; encoded by the coding sequence ATGCGTGAGGTCTTTCGCGGGAGAATCGATCGCCTGCGCCCGCGCCGGGTCTACGCGGCGGCGCGGGCGGCGGGGATTGCCCGCCTCTACGCCGCCGGCATCGGCATCGCGTTTGCGATCGGGCTGGCGGCGGCGGCGGCGCTGCTGGCGGAGCTGGCCACGCCGCGGCCCGATCTGCTCGACAACACGCGGTTCGGAGCGGTCCTCACGCTGCACGGGACGGTGATGGTGTTTCTCGTGCTGATCCCGATGCTGCCCGCCGTGATCGGCAATCTGCTCGTGCCGCAGGCCGTGGGAGCGGCGCAGACGGCGCTGCCCCGCCTGACTCTGGCCGGGTGGGGTGCATATGTGCTGGGGGCGGCGGGAGTGATTGCGGGAGCGGAACTGAGCGGGTACCAGGGGGGATGGAGAATGATCCTGCCGCCGGAAGTGGGGACCGAGCGAGCTTACGGTGTGCTGGCGGCCGGGCTGGCCGCGGCGGCGATAGCGACCACGCTGGTGAATGTGGCGCTGGCGTGGACGATTCTCAGCCGGCGGCACCGGACCGTGCCAATGGCGGAGATGCCGCTTTTGGCCTGGTTCTTTCTGTTGGGGTCGCTGGTCCAGACGGCGGTGGTTCCGATTCGGCTGTTCTTTCTTCTCCTTCAAAGCAGCGCCGGACTGGCGGAATCGGCCGCCGCGTGGTTCGGGGCGGCGGACCCGGTGTCGTTTCAGCAGACGCTGTTCTGGATGTACGCGAACCCGGCGATCCTCGCGGTGGTGCTGCCGGCGGCCGGGATTGCTCTCGATCTACTCGGCGGCGCCGGCCGGCCGGTGCGTCTGCCCCGGCGCACCCTGATCACGGCCGGCATGGCGGTGGCGCTGCTCAGTCTCGTCTCGTGGGGGCAGCACCTGCTCACGGCGGCCGAGGGTTCGCGGATGGCGGCGGCCGGGAGTCTCTACGGCCTTCTGGCGATCGTGCCGGCCACGGTGATATTCGGGCTCCTCCTGCGGGCGTGGCTGAGGGCGAGGCTCGCGGAACCGGCGCTCAACGCCGCGCTGTTCGGACAGGCGGCCGCTTTTGCGGCGCTGGCGGCGAGCGGGAGCGCGCTGGCGGCGCCGGGACTCGGCGTGCATCTGCAGGACACATATGCGACCGTGGGGCACCTCCATTTCGGCGCGCTGGGGATCGGGGTGATGGCGTTTGTCGCCGGGACGATTCACGCGCGCAGCCGGAGCGGCGACCCGCGGTGCGCCGGGCGGGCGGCGGCGCGGTGGATCTACGGCATGACAGCGGGGCTGCTCCTGACTTTCCTCCCGCTGGCCGTCGTCGGAGCGCAGGGGGCGCCGCGGGCGTTTCACGAGTACGCCCGCGGGACGCAGCCGGCGCACCTGATCGCGGCCGCGGGCGGGGCGGTCCTCATCGTCTCGCTGGCGGGACTGGCGATCCATCTGCGGCGCGGCGCGCGGCCCAGGGAAACCGCGGAGACGCCGGCCGCGCTCGGCCGGGCCGACGGGAGCCGGGCGGCGCACTGA
- the nosZ gene encoding Sec-dependent nitrous-oxide reductase: MVRRLSGKILSGLAGLVALVLLGGCGTGGNEGVAGTGDAAARVYVAPGTYDEFYAFMSGGFSGQVSVYGLPSGRLLRHVPVFSQYAENGYGYSEETKNMLMTSFGFVPWDDAHHPQLSQTDGVPDGRWLFINGNNTPRVARLDLTTFETTEIIELPHSGGNHASPFLTPNTEYVMAGTRFSVPIPQQDVPVSTYKENFKGTLSFIKVDSATGRMSLAFQILVPGFDYDLSHAGKGPSHGWAFFSTYNTEQANTLLEVNASRNDKDYMAAVNWKLAERYAAEGKAKDVPASYRHNFLDEARVAQSEVVGSVKILDPRDCPGMIYYIPTPKSPHGADVDPTGEYIVGGGKLATVIPVHSFSRMIKAIENREFEGEVDGIPVLKYEAVLAGEVQNPGLGPLHTEFDGQGYAYTSMFISSEIVKWKLGTWEVVDRAPAYYSIGHLMIPGGDSRAPFGKYVVALNKITKDRYLPTGPELSQSAQLYDITGDKMKLLLDFPTIGEPHYAQALPAALIKDKSVKYFPIAENRNPHAITAENQARIERSGKLVRVYMSTIRTHFAPDNIEGIKAGDSVLFHVTNLEQDWDAPHGFAVMGANNAELLIMPGETRTLAWKPQAPGVYPFYCTDFCSALHQEMQGYIRVSK; encoded by the coding sequence ATGGTTCGGAGGTTATCTGGGAAAATCCTTTCCGGCCTGGCCGGGCTGGTTGCGTTAGTCCTACTTGGCGGATGCGGTACCGGCGGCAACGAAGGTGTCGCCGGTACCGGCGATGCCGCGGCGCGGGTTTATGTGGCGCCCGGGACGTACGATGAGTTCTACGCGTTCATGTCGGGGGGATTTTCGGGGCAAGTGAGCGTCTACGGACTGCCCTCGGGGCGTCTGCTGCGGCACGTGCCGGTGTTTTCGCAGTACGCCGAGAATGGCTACGGCTACAGCGAAGAGACGAAGAACATGCTGATGACGTCGTTCGGGTTTGTGCCGTGGGATGACGCGCACCATCCGCAACTCTCCCAGACGGACGGGGTTCCAGACGGGCGGTGGCTGTTCATCAACGGGAACAACACGCCGCGGGTGGCGCGGCTGGATCTGACCACGTTCGAGACGACGGAGATCATCGAATTGCCGCATTCCGGCGGCAACCATGCCTCCCCCTTTCTCACGCCCAACACCGAATATGTCATGGCGGGGACGCGGTTCAGCGTGCCAATCCCGCAGCAGGACGTGCCGGTGAGCACCTACAAGGAGAATTTCAAGGGGACGCTGTCGTTCATCAAGGTGGACTCGGCGACGGGGCGGATGTCGCTGGCGTTCCAGATTCTCGTGCCCGGGTTCGACTACGACCTCTCGCACGCCGGAAAAGGACCATCGCACGGCTGGGCGTTCTTCTCCACGTACAACACGGAGCAGGCGAACACGCTGCTGGAGGTGAATGCCTCCCGCAACGACAAGGACTACATGGCGGCCGTCAACTGGAAGCTGGCCGAGCGGTACGCCGCGGAGGGGAAGGCTAAAGACGTGCCCGCCTCGTACCGGCACAATTTTCTCGACGAGGCCCGCGTGGCGCAGAGCGAGGTGGTCGGCTCGGTCAAAATCCTGGACCCCCGGGATTGTCCGGGGATGATCTACTACATTCCGACGCCGAAGTCGCCGCACGGGGCGGACGTCGACCCGACCGGGGAGTACATTGTCGGCGGGGGGAAGCTGGCGACGGTGATCCCGGTGCACTCGTTCTCCCGGATGATCAAAGCGATCGAGAACCGGGAGTTCGAGGGGGAGGTCGACGGCATCCCGGTGCTCAAGTACGAGGCGGTGCTCGCGGGGGAGGTGCAGAACCCGGGTCTCGGCCCGCTCCATACGGAGTTCGACGGCCAGGGGTACGCCTACACCTCGATGTTCATTTCCTCGGAGATCGTGAAGTGGAAGCTCGGGACGTGGGAGGTGGTTGACCGGGCGCCGGCGTACTACTCAATCGGGCACCTGATGATACCGGGCGGGGACAGCCGGGCGCCTTTCGGCAAGTACGTGGTGGCGCTGAACAAGATCACCAAGGACCGGTACCTACCGACCGGTCCGGAGCTCTCGCAGTCAGCCCAGCTCTACGACATCACCGGCGACAAGATGAAGCTCCTGCTGGATTTCCCGACGATCGGGGAGCCGCACTACGCGCAGGCGCTGCCGGCCGCGCTGATCAAGGACAAATCGGTGAAGTACTTCCCGATCGCCGAGAACCGGAATCCGCACGCGATCACGGCGGAGAACCAGGCGCGCATCGAGCGGAGCGGGAAGCTCGTGCGTGTGTACATGTCGACAATCCGGACGCATTTCGCGCCGGACAATATCGAGGGGATCAAGGCGGGGGACTCGGTGCTGTTCCATGTGACCAACCTCGAGCAGGACTGGGACGCCCCGCACGGCTTCGCGGTGATGGGGGCGAACAACGCCGAATTGCTGATTATGCCGGGGGAGACGCGGACGCTGGCGTGGAAACCGCAGGCGCCGGGCGTGTATCCGTTCTACTGCACGGATTTCTGCTCGGCTCTGCACCAGGAGATGCAAGGGTACATCCGGGTGTCGAAATGA
- a CDS encoding nitrous oxide reductase accessory protein NosL, translating to MRVRLIPAAAVAAAVALAGCGGKGPAAMHYGEDRCDYCRMNIADPAFGTQLISGKGKVFRFDSIECLAAYELAHQADIDASARWLADVNDPGTFLAGAKAVVVAGERLRSPMGLGLAATASEEAGQRLAAESGGRTVTWEEVRAYVADAWDIK from the coding sequence ATGCGGGTTAGGCTGATTCCGGCGGCAGCGGTAGCCGCCGCGGTGGCGCTGGCCGGATGCGGCGGAAAGGGTCCCGCCGCCATGCACTACGGCGAGGACCGGTGCGACTACTGCCGGATGAACATCGCCGATCCCGCGTTCGGGACCCAGCTCATCTCCGGGAAAGGAAAGGTGTTCCGGTTCGATTCGATCGAATGCCTGGCGGCCTACGAGTTGGCCCACCAGGCGGACATCGACGCCTCGGCGCGCTGGCTGGCCGACGTCAACGATCCGGGGACTTTTCTGGCCGGGGCGAAAGCGGTCGTGGTGGCGGGGGAGCGGCTGCGCAGTCCGATGGGACTGGGACTGGCGGCCACCGCGTCGGAGGAGGCCGGCCAACGGCTCGCCGCCGAGAGTGGCGGACGGACAGTCACCTGGGAAGAGGTGCGGGCGTATGTGGCGGATGCGTGGGATATCAAGTAA
- a CDS encoding ABC transporter ATP-binding protein — protein MIETRGLTKRFRRFVALRDVSFDVTPGRITGVIGPNGSGKSTLIKCLVGLARPSEGVILYDGRLPDAAGQYRRRIGYMPQAATFPQDLTGREVIDLVVRLRGERPASGGALLERFGLHAHLDKRVRTLSGGTRQKLSAAVAALYDPAVLILDEPTAGLDPGASRVLKEHVLERKGEGRAVLLTTHIIGDLEELADDVVLLLDGAVQFAGSVRELKLATGSPYLEAAVAQMLARGAA, from the coding sequence ATGATTGAAACGCGCGGGTTGACCAAACGATTCCGCCGCTTTGTCGCGCTGCGCGACGTGTCGTTCGACGTAACTCCCGGCCGGATCACGGGGGTGATCGGGCCGAACGGGTCGGGGAAGTCGACGCTGATCAAGTGCCTGGTCGGACTGGCGCGGCCGAGCGAGGGAGTGATTCTCTACGACGGACGGCTGCCGGACGCGGCCGGGCAGTACCGGAGGCGGATCGGGTACATGCCGCAGGCGGCGACCTTTCCCCAGGATCTGACGGGGCGCGAGGTGATTGACCTGGTGGTGCGCCTCCGCGGGGAGCGGCCGGCATCCGGCGGCGCGCTCCTCGAGCGGTTCGGCCTGCACGCCCACCTCGACAAGCGGGTGCGGACGCTCTCGGGCGGGACCCGGCAGAAGCTGAGCGCGGCGGTGGCCGCCCTGTATGATCCGGCGGTGCTCATTCTGGATGAACCGACGGCCGGTCTCGATCCGGGAGCCAGCCGGGTGCTCAAGGAGCATGTCCTCGAGCGAAAAGGGGAGGGCCGGGCGGTGCTGCTGACGACCCACATCATCGGCGACCTCGAGGAACTTGCGGACGACGTGGTGCTGCTGCTCGACGGCGCGGTGCAGTTTGCCGGATCGGTGCGGGAGTTGAAGCTGGCCACGGGGAGTCCGTACCTGGAGGCGGCGGTGGCGCAGATGCTGGCGCGGGGGGCGGCATGA
- a CDS encoding ABC transporter permease subunit has product MTALRNVTWFVVKDIVRSRWSLVNTLFFAAATAGLFYLQADAGKAAVSLSSLCLVFVPLISLLYPAMYYYSAREFVELILTQPVGRRAVYLGLFAGIFASLWLGFALGIGVPYLVLGGVNAAGMTALAAVLLVGTALGAIFTGLALVAAVRFDDRGKGLAVVLGIWLTAAIGYDGAVLAAATAFAAYPLETPLLAAALGNPVDLARVLLLIHSDMAALMGYTGAVFMRFFDRASGLGLAAAVLTLWAAAPVWYGIRRFARKDF; this is encoded by the coding sequence ATGACGGCGCTGCGGAACGTCACCTGGTTCGTGGTGAAAGATATTGTCCGGAGCCGCTGGAGCCTTGTGAACACGCTCTTTTTCGCCGCGGCCACGGCGGGGCTGTTCTATCTCCAGGCGGACGCCGGGAAAGCGGCCGTAAGTCTGAGCAGTCTCTGTCTGGTGTTTGTGCCGCTGATCAGTCTGCTCTACCCGGCGATGTACTACTACAGCGCGCGGGAGTTCGTGGAGCTGATCCTCACCCAGCCGGTGGGCCGGCGCGCGGTGTATCTCGGGCTGTTCGCCGGGATATTCGCCTCGCTCTGGCTCGGGTTCGCCCTGGGGATCGGCGTGCCCTACCTCGTCCTGGGGGGTGTGAACGCGGCGGGGATGACAGCGCTGGCGGCGGTGCTGTTGGTCGGCACGGCGCTCGGCGCGATCTTCACGGGGCTGGCGCTGGTGGCGGCCGTGCGCTTCGACGACCGCGGCAAGGGGCTGGCGGTGGTCCTGGGAATCTGGCTGACGGCGGCGATCGGCTACGACGGAGCGGTGCTGGCGGCGGCGACTGCTTTCGCGGCCTATCCGCTGGAGACGCCTCTTTTGGCGGCCGCGCTGGGCAACCCGGTCGATCTCGCCCGCGTGCTGCTGCTCATTCATTCGGATATGGCGGCGCTGATGGGGTACACGGGGGCGGTGTTCATGCGCTTTTTCGACCGCGCGAGCGGGCTGGGGCTGGCGGCGGCGGTGCTGACGCTCTGGGCGGCGGCGCCCGTGTGGTATGGAATCCGCCGCTTCGCCCGGAAGGATTTTTGA
- a CDS encoding DUF438 domain-containing protein, whose protein sequence is MSELIDNAKARQAVLKHLILQLHEGKAPQEVKPQLLRLLGRVPYHEVVAVEQELIKDGVPVEDILRLCDLHSAAMKGALDSSGPPELPPGHPVDTFRKENQALIGELELADRLFAEIEALPEEADAEEPLGHLRVRFSRLADVGKHYSRKENLVFPYLEQKGITGPPTVMWGKDDEVRAAVKGALEALAYSGRVSVGDAKGVIDLVLRPAVEAIREMIFKEEEILFPMCLEKLTDAEWYAIARQSPAIGFCIYDPVEDWQPEGPAAETETASPAAPDRLQFPSGSLSPVEIQTILNTIPFDLTFVGADDTVRYFTQGRERIFERNRAIIGRKVQMCHPPGSVHIVQRIIDDFKAGRADRAPFWIELHGKFIHIEYFAVRDEHGTYLGTLEVSQDLTGKRALTGQKRLLSYE, encoded by the coding sequence ATGAGCGAGCTGATCGACAACGCCAAGGCCCGTCAGGCGGTCCTCAAACACCTGATCCTCCAACTCCACGAGGGAAAAGCCCCGCAGGAGGTCAAACCTCAATTGCTCCGGCTCCTCGGCCGGGTCCCTTACCACGAAGTCGTCGCCGTCGAACAGGAACTCATCAAGGACGGCGTCCCGGTGGAGGACATCCTGCGGCTGTGCGACCTGCACTCGGCCGCCATGAAGGGAGCGCTCGATTCATCGGGACCGCCCGAGCTTCCGCCCGGCCATCCGGTCGACACTTTCCGGAAGGAGAACCAGGCCCTCATCGGCGAGCTGGAACTCGCGGACAGGCTCTTCGCCGAAATCGAGGCGCTCCCCGAGGAGGCCGATGCGGAGGAACCTCTCGGGCACCTCCGGGTCCGTTTCAGCCGTCTGGCCGATGTCGGCAAGCACTATAGCCGCAAGGAAAACCTCGTCTTCCCCTATCTCGAACAGAAAGGCATCACCGGACCGCCGACCGTGATGTGGGGGAAGGACGACGAGGTCCGCGCCGCCGTGAAGGGCGCTCTCGAAGCGCTCGCCTACTCCGGCCGGGTGTCCGTCGGCGACGCGAAAGGGGTGATCGATCTGGTCCTCCGTCCGGCGGTCGAGGCGATCAGGGAGATGATCTTCAAGGAAGAGGAGATCCTCTTTCCCATGTGCCTGGAGAAACTCACCGATGCCGAGTGGTACGCCATCGCCCGCCAGAGCCCCGCGATCGGCTTCTGCATCTATGATCCGGTCGAGGACTGGCAGCCGGAGGGTCCGGCCGCGGAAACCGAGACGGCGTCTCCGGCCGCGCCCGACCGCCTCCAGTTCCCCAGCGGCAGCCTGAGCCCGGTCGAGATCCAAACCATCCTCAACACCATCCCCTTCGATCTCACCTTCGTCGGCGCCGATGACACGGTCAGGTATTTCACCCAAGGTCGGGAACGCATCTTCGAGCGCAACCGCGCGATCATCGGCCGGAAAGTGCAGATGTGCCACCCGCCGGGCAGCGTGCATATCGTGCAGAGGATCATCGACGACTTCAAAGCCGGCCGCGCCGATCGCGCGCCCTTCTGGATCGAGCTCCACGGCAAGTTCATTCACATTGAATACTTCGCCGTCCGCGACGAGCACGGAACCTACCTCGGCACGCTCGAGGTGAGCCAGGACCTGACCGGCAAGCGCGCCCTGACCGGCCAGAAACGGCTCCTCTCCTACGAGTAG
- a CDS encoding DUF853 family protein, whose amino-acid sequence MDALLIAKAGRDLHLLPRMANRHGMIAGATGTGKTVTLQVMAEQFSRLGVPVFLADVKGDLAGLSQPGGGNARVDERLKALGVNDWIWQGCPVRFWDVYGEQGHPVRTTVSDMGPLLLSRLLDLNDTQAGVLSLVFRLADDNGLLLVDMKDLRAMLQYAADNSRRIQTAYGNISPASVGAIQRALLALEEQGGDRLLGEPALDIDDLRQTDGDGRGVVNILAADRLLQTPRVYTTFLLWLLSELFEQLPEAGDLDKPKLVFFFDEAHLLFDEAPKVLVEKIEQVVRLIRSRGVGVYFISQNPLDVPDDVLGQLGNRVQHALRAFTPKDQKAVRSAAETFRANPALDVERAITELATGEALVSLLDAQGSPSPVERALIYPPHSRIGAIAPETRRDLIGQSPLRGRYETLLDRESAYEMLRARADRAAADGASPSPRPGRPSSGASGNAAKIATSIARSAGSQLGRELVRGVLGSLFGRRRR is encoded by the coding sequence ATGGATGCTCTTTTGATTGCGAAAGCCGGCCGCGATCTGCACCTGTTGCCGCGCATGGCGAATCGCCACGGCATGATCGCGGGCGCCACCGGGACCGGCAAGACCGTCACCCTCCAAGTCATGGCCGAGCAGTTCAGCCGCCTCGGCGTGCCCGTTTTTCTCGCCGATGTCAAGGGGGACCTCGCCGGTCTCAGTCAGCCCGGCGGAGGCAACGCCCGGGTCGACGAACGCCTGAAGGCGCTCGGCGTCAACGACTGGATCTGGCAGGGTTGCCCGGTGCGATTCTGGGATGTCTACGGCGAGCAGGGCCATCCCGTCCGCACTACCGTCTCCGACATGGGCCCTCTGTTGCTGAGCCGCCTCCTCGACCTCAACGACACCCAGGCCGGGGTGCTCAGCCTCGTGTTTCGCCTCGCCGACGACAACGGCCTGCTGCTCGTGGACATGAAGGATCTCCGCGCCATGCTCCAGTACGCCGCCGACAATAGCCGGCGCATTCAGACTGCGTACGGCAACATCTCCCCCGCCTCGGTCGGCGCCATTCAGCGCGCTCTGCTCGCGCTGGAGGAGCAGGGAGGCGACCGGCTTCTGGGCGAACCGGCGCTCGACATCGATGATCTCCGGCAGACCGACGGCGACGGCCGCGGGGTGGTCAACATCCTCGCCGCCGACCGGCTCCTGCAGACCCCCCGCGTCTATACCACCTTTCTCCTTTGGCTGCTCTCCGAGTTGTTCGAGCAGCTCCCCGAGGCCGGCGACCTGGACAAGCCGAAACTGGTCTTCTTCTTCGACGAGGCGCACTTGCTCTTCGACGAAGCGCCCAAAGTGCTGGTGGAGAAAATCGAGCAGGTCGTGCGGCTCATCCGCTCCCGGGGGGTGGGCGTCTACTTCATCAGCCAGAACCCGCTGGATGTGCCGGACGACGTCCTCGGACAGCTCGGCAACCGGGTCCAGCACGCGCTGCGCGCCTTCACCCCCAAAGACCAGAAAGCGGTGCGCTCGGCCGCCGAGACTTTCCGCGCCAACCCGGCCCTGGATGTAGAGCGAGCGATCACCGAACTGGCCACGGGCGAGGCGCTCGTGTCGCTGCTGGACGCCCAGGGCAGCCCATCGCCGGTCGAGCGGGCGCTGATCTATCCGCCCCACAGCCGCATCGGCGCCATCGCGCCGGAGACCCGCCGCGACCTCATCGGGCAATCGCCGCTGCGGGGCCGCTACGAGACCCTCCTCGACCGCGAGTCTGCTTACGAAATGCTCAGAGCGCGCGCCGATCGGGCGGCCGCGGACGGCGCCTCTCCCTCCCCGCGGCCGGGCCGGCCGTCGTCCGGGGCGTCGGGCAACGCCGCCAAAATCGCCACTTCCATCGCGCGCTCGGCCGGCAGCCAGCTCGGTCGCGAATTGGTGCGCGGGGTGCTCGGGTCGCTCTTCGGCCGCCGCCGACGCTAG
- a CDS encoding cytochrome c, whose product MGCSSGPETEAERQTRWQQGKLTGWELEHGIGPITDALEIGPVDAARAAQGRELFIAKCATCHYLDDRKTGPGLRDVTKRRSPEYVLNQVLNPEQMGKLHPEGKKLVAQYAQFMTIQGITPDDARALLDFLRSEADKPPVPLEQQPGANVPPPPPAN is encoded by the coding sequence ATGGGATGTTCCTCGGGGCCGGAAACGGAGGCGGAGCGCCAGACCCGCTGGCAGCAGGGGAAGCTGACCGGCTGGGAGCTCGAACACGGGATCGGCCCGATCACGGACGCACTCGAGATCGGTCCGGTCGATGCAGCGCGAGCGGCGCAGGGGCGGGAGCTCTTTATCGCCAAGTGCGCGACTTGCCACTATCTGGATGACCGGAAAACCGGTCCGGGACTGCGCGATGTAACCAAGCGCCGTAGTCCGGAGTATGTGCTGAACCAAGTACTCAACCCGGAGCAGATGGGGAAGCTTCATCCGGAAGGGAAGAAGCTGGTGGCGCAGTACGCACAATTCATGACGATCCAGGGGATTACGCCGGATGACGCGCGGGCGCTCCTGGATTTCCTTCGGTCGGAGGCCGACAAGCCGCCGGTGCCGCTTGAGCAGCAGCCGGGGGCGAATGTCCCGCCGCCGCCGCCGGCCAACTGA
- a CDS encoding DUF1858 domain-containing protein codes for MAETPRPLITPQTKVGDLLDAYPELEPLLIEIALPFRKLRNPVLRRTVARVTSLAQAARVGNVSVVELVRRLRRAAGQPDFVADVSTAPAASPGSAPPFWMDPSAVIETLDARPMIDAGEQPLGAVMRALARLQAGQICEVITPFEPAPLIDKAAARGYRVWTAAPAAGEFRTYFTPE; via the coding sequence ATGGCCGAGACGCCCCGACCGCTCATCACGCCGCAGACCAAAGTCGGCGATTTGCTCGATGCTTACCCGGAGCTGGAACCGCTGCTGATCGAAATCGCGCTACCTTTCCGGAAGCTCCGCAACCCGGTCCTGCGCCGCACGGTCGCGCGGGTGACCAGCCTCGCGCAGGCCGCCCGCGTCGGTAACGTCTCTGTCGTCGAATTGGTGCGCCGCCTGCGCCGGGCCGCCGGCCAACCCGATTTCGTCGCCGACGTCTCCACCGCTCCGGCGGCTTCTCCCGGCTCCGCGCCGCCGTTCTGGATGGATCCGTCGGCGGTCATCGAGACGCTCGATGCGCGGCCGATGATTGACGCCGGCGAGCAGCCGCTGGGCGCGGTGATGCGGGCCCTCGCCCGGCTCCAAGCCGGACAGATCTGCGAGGTGATCACCCCCTTCGAACCGGCGCCGCTGATCGACAAAGCTGCCGCCCGCGGCTACCGGGTGTGGACCGCCGCGCCCGCCGCCGGCGAATTCCGCACCTATTTCACCCCCGAATGA
- the nosD gene encoding nitrous oxide reductase family maturation protein NosD: MWRMRGISSKRRRGWPAGGRRFGRKLAAALGAALTVTGLASARVVTVQPGGEHATVAAGVAAARAHDTVAVKAGVYREHGITIDRPLTLAGGEGAVVDADGAGGIFTVTAPDVEIRNLRLRGVPTSFTAEHAAIQLEGAVRATIENNSIEACFFGIYAANSHTCRLQGNIIRGAQTRLTSSGNGIHLWYCRDITILENTIAGHRDGIYMEFVRAGTVDRNRCEENLRYGLHFMFSDSCQYADNLFRRNGAGVAVMYTSNVLMENNTFEQSWGGASYGVLLKDIRDSRVTGNRFCDNSTGVHMEGSDRVYVAGNLFAGNGWALKLMANCLDNTVSANDFVDNSFAVATNSRQNNSRFEGNYWSGYRGVDLDRDGYGDLPFRPVSLFSLLVESHPPTLVLLRSLLVEVLDLAERAMPTLTPETLVDRRPRMRPNL; this comes from the coding sequence ATGTGGCGGATGCGTGGGATATCAAGTAAGCGGCGGCGCGGGTGGCCCGCGGGCGGGCGGAGATTCGGCCGAAAGCTCGCGGCGGCGCTGGGCGCCGCGCTGACTGTGACGGGCCTGGCGTCGGCGCGGGTGGTCACGGTGCAGCCCGGCGGCGAGCACGCCACGGTCGCTGCGGGCGTGGCCGCGGCACGCGCGCACGATACGGTGGCGGTGAAAGCAGGGGTCTACCGCGAGCACGGGATCACGATCGATCGTCCGCTCACGCTGGCCGGCGGGGAGGGCGCGGTGGTCGATGCGGACGGGGCGGGGGGCATATTCACGGTCACCGCGCCGGACGTGGAGATCCGGAATCTCCGGCTGCGCGGGGTGCCGACGAGTTTCACGGCCGAGCACGCGGCGATCCAGCTGGAAGGGGCGGTACGGGCGACGATCGAGAACAACTCGATCGAGGCGTGCTTTTTCGGCATTTACGCGGCGAACTCCCACACCTGCCGGCTGCAGGGCAACATCATCCGGGGAGCGCAGACGCGCCTGACCTCATCGGGGAACGGCATCCACCTCTGGTACTGCCGCGATATCACGATTCTGGAGAACACGATCGCGGGGCATCGGGACGGGATCTACATGGAGTTCGTGCGCGCCGGCACGGTCGACCGCAACCGCTGCGAGGAGAACCTCCGCTACGGGCTGCATTTCATGTTCTCCGACAGCTGTCAGTACGCCGACAACCTGTTTCGCCGGAACGGCGCCGGGGTGGCGGTGATGTACACGAGCAATGTTTTGATGGAGAACAATACGTTCGAGCAAAGCTGGGGCGGGGCGTCCTACGGCGTGCTGCTAAAGGATATCCGCGACAGCCGGGTGACGGGGAACCGGTTCTGCGACAACTCGACCGGCGTACACATGGAGGGATCGGACCGCGTGTATGTCGCGGGGAATCTCTTTGCCGGCAACGGCTGGGCGCTCAAGCTGATGGCGAACTGCCTCGACAATACGGTGAGCGCGAATGACTTTGTCGACAATTCGTTCGCCGTAGCCACCAACAGCCGTCAGAACAACAGCCGTTTCGAGGGGAACTACTGGAGCGGCTACCGGGGGGTGGATTTGGATCGCGACGGTTACGGCGATCTGCCCTTTCGTCCGGTGAGCCTGTTTTCGCTCCTGGTGGAGTCGCATCCGCCGACGTTGGTGCTCCTGCGCAGTCTGCTGGTGGAAGTCCTCGACCTGGCGGAGCGGGCGATGCCGACGCTGACGCCGGAAACGCTCGTGGACCGCCGCCCGCGAATGAGGCCGAACCTATGA